The Mustela nigripes isolate SB6536 chromosome 6, MUSNIG.SB6536, whole genome shotgun sequence DNA window AGGCACAATCTCAGGGGGCAGGTGGAGGTAATCACGCAGATACTGGATACCCTCATTGGTAAGGTACCAGTAGAAATGTCTCCAGGCAAACTGTTCCTTTACGTAGCCTCGTGATTTGAGAGACTGCATGGCCTTCATGACGTGAAGATTGGGCACATTCTTGTCTGCCAACTCAGGGTGTTTGGGCATGTGGACATCATTCTTGGCCACCATCACTCCCTCCTTGAAAAGGAGTTCATAAATGGCAATTCGGTTTTTCTTGGGCATCAACATCTCGGCGGCTGCTACGTCCGGGGCCGGAGCTGGAAGTCTGATTCTTAGTCTCCTTTACCATATAGTGTCTGCAGCACCAGCAGAGTGACTGACTAAAAATAGGCTTCAAAAgcatgatgaataaatgaatgatcagTCTCTTAAGAAATATCAcagtctgggggtgcctgggtggctcagtaggttaagcatctgccttcaggccCGGTtgcaatctcagggtcctgggatcaaaccctggtCTGGTAGGGGCTCTATGCttaatagggagtctgcttctctgttgtcctctgccccccaccccatgcgttttctttctcagataaataaataaaatcttttaaaaaaaaaaaaaggaaaaataaataaattcaaaaaagaaaaaaaagaaaatcacaatctAGTGGGGGATAAGAGAAAACAAGTAGTGTATAAAACAGAAAGTTGGGcaaggaaaaacacacaaaaaaatgtgacTTAAAGTGCTTTGGGGATTTGGAGGCTAAGAAAAATCTGAGAATAAGGCAAAGAGTcatgaagaaaatgacattaGATGAGATTTGACTGGGAGAGGGGGCAGTTATCACTGAGAAGGTATCTATATTATGAAGGGAGAGTAAGGGAGGATGAAAATGcctttttataattatatcattGACAATACAATACAGATAGGTTCTGCTATAATAGTGTTTCTTTGGTATTGAATAGTCAGAGAGGATGAGCAACATGTTGAAGAAGTTCAGggtcagatttttttccccctgggaaCAGAATCTAATAGCAGAAAGACTGAAGGATTATTGGAGTAATGTAGGGAAAAGTGGAGACTAGATTATTAAAAGTAAACTTTTCCCCACATCTTATTTTTGCCTAGTTAGGTCTGCCAATGAGATTTTGATGAGTTAAGATATCAGGTATGGGAACCTTGCTTAGAGAGAAGAAAGCTGAGGGCCTGGCTTAGAAATCAACTCAATGAGGAAGTTACGTTGCTCTGCAGTGAGAACCTCTGGTTCCTAATCACAGCCAGGCAACTCGCAATGAGAAAGctaagagggagaagaaaaaaccATCTTTGTAGCAAGGCAAGCTTCTGGTATCAAACTGCTGCTGGGGCTTTGACCTTGCAATGTAGCCTGTGTGATCTGGggattctgttttcttgtttgcaATGTGTGAATGATGGTTGTTACAATGAGGATTATGATAATGACCATGAATGGAGGGGATCTCCTGAGGACTAGACAAGTTAACGTGCCCAGTGGTCTGCGATGCACACAGCAGGACTCTAATATATGGGGGCTATTAGTTGGGaatgcctgctatgtgccagacatttaAACATATGTTACCTGATAGTGTTCTCAACATTCACTTTTAACTGGTATTATGAGAACCTGTGTATATGATTCCATACTCGGCAAGTAGCCAACCTAGTCTTTAAACTCTGGATGGCCTGGCAGCAAATTCTGTAACAATTCCAATATACCAGGATCCTTCACAGACATGTGACAATTGGACACCTAGAGCTTTGGTTTTCAGTTG harbors:
- the LOC132020604 gene encoding LOW QUALITY PROTEIN: small ribosomal subunit protein eS10-like (The sequence of the model RefSeq protein was modified relative to this genomic sequence to represent the inferred CDS: inserted 1 base in 1 codon), which translates into the protein MLMPKKNRIAIYELLFKEGVMVAKNDVHMPKHPELADKNVPNLHVMKAMQSLKSRGYVKEQFAWRHFYWYLTNEGIQYLRDYLHLPPEIVPATLHRSRPETGRPRPKXLEGERPARLTRGEADRDTYRRNAVPPGANKKAEAGAGSATEFQFRGGFGHGRGQPPQ